In one window of Novipirellula caenicola DNA:
- a CDS encoding SMI1/KNR4 family protein: protein MDQTDIDRIESSLGIKIPERHALFLRNYAFQDPQDFLMVDPELMIFENKNPDWDSNYLIVGNDGCGNPLCLRLSPPSDELWICEFDPPDGFSVHMTRDELENIYRTFEA from the coding sequence ATGGATCAAACCGACATCGATCGAATTGAGTCTTCGCTCGGAATCAAAATTCCTGAAAGGCATGCTCTCTTTTTAAGGAACTATGCCTTCCAAGATCCGCAGGACTTTCTAATGGTTGACCCCGAATTGATGATCTTTGAGAACAAGAATCCTGACTGGGATTCGAACTACCTCATTGTCGGAAATGATGGTTGTGGGAATCCGCTATGCCTGAGACTTTCGCCTCCGTCGGATGAACTTTGGATCTGTGAATTCGACCCACCGGATGGATTTAGCGTTCACATGACACGAGATGAACTCGAGAATATTTACCGGACCTTTGAAGCATAG